The Haliotis asinina isolate JCU_RB_2024 chromosome 3, JCU_Hal_asi_v2, whole genome shotgun sequence genome segment aaaagaaacagacttactagccaacttctgcacttcagCATCCTCATTctgtgcactaataagctgctctctggaaagaatgtgaTCATCACCTGACGAACTATCAGAATTATCAAAATGAGctgaagagctactactctttgaagataaTTCATAAGTCTctacctcacacaaagaatgatccatgaatgtaCCTGACAAGTCATAAATGGAATCATTCGGCAAAGACGCCTTGGAAGAAATGTCTTTTGACATTGAACAAGTCACTGCACTAGTAGGGAAAATAcccggaaattcatcctccaacttttctgtgCTAACTGAACTCTCCGtcaaaacagtgacaattggatcagcaccaactttggcccccataagatcattaccgatcaacaaatcgacacccacaactgggagagagtcaagaacaccaactttcaccttacgtgaaatcagatctgaagtcaaaAGCGCAAactggagaggagcagaagaattgccacctataccctgaagcaaacaTCTCTGTTCGCcgaagactcatcagaaaaaggtaaaatatccttcaaaatcagagattaaaaagttccagtatccctcaagataataccgggccgtggggtagaattatctcccataagcGACACAGTACCCTTAGAAACAAAGGGCAAGAACTCCTTCCGAACTACAAAGAGTAACTACTTTACcctcacaaacaaaactctcctcagaaccaactggaaagaaaggcttaggtgcgatggacacaaaaggggaacctgtagcctgatttctaaactgaagtttgtagcatgcagaaatcaaatgacctggcttcttacagAACTACCGGCAGTCTTAGGTTTAGACTGAAACGTATGTGACTgctttgaacctgttctaacaccactgtaacctacCCGGGGAAAAGCCCTTTGGGACGGAAAGCTTTGCATTACCCGGAGACCTAAAAGAATCATCTGCATACATTGTTGCCTTATGTCAGTCATCAACATTTGATTCATTcaaataagtcttaaggtcagaatgaacactctgcttgtAATCTTCCATCAAAACTAAatgtctcaaaccatcaaaatttgCGACTTCCTTATacccacaccacctatcaaacaatgtttgctgttctctagcaaactctacaaaagtctcattgtctCTTTTTGTGAGCATCTCTGAAAttctgacgataagcctcaggCATAAAGTCATAAactttcaaaagtgtactcttgacaagatcataatctgagctttgctgtattcacaaggctgaataagcatcctgagctttacccttcaaaacagtttgcagtagcatagtccatgactccctaggccacttgagattttcagcaacttttccaaaatgtagaaaatatttgtctgctTCTTTCTAATTAAAAGGGGATACCAGGACactagcatgccttgcaatgtcaaaagaggaagaATTTGAGGGTGGAGCCTTTTCATTTCAATTtcctatttttgttttcaattcgATTTCCCTTCTGTCTCTATAATTTTCTATTTTTAACCCTTTCTGTTCTTcctgttttctattttcttctttttgaatttgtaactgaatttcaagtttctttaatTCTGACTGATCTCAAGCTCCTCAAggaccatttccaaaacatgttcaaaaactccctcatcaatatagtgattcaacacaattttcaaaatctgaaatttcctcattgcagaTTTCGCATCAAGTTTGACATGTGAAGAAAGCTGCAACTAATCTGATTTGCGCAACTGACTgattgtctcagagtcaggggacaatacaaacttctcaaatTCAAACATCATTTTGCAATTAACATGTTGCAAGATtgcaacaaaatgaaataaatttcacattagatctcaaatgtcaaatgaattctatcccaGACAAGCCCCCTATTTTGTCACCGTTAAACGTTGCCGTGACAAAAtttataagaaatcccctcagaaacagcaacatataacacagacaagtctgaAAGTTTCAGTAATATGTATTCAGCGAACAAGACAAAAAGACAATAAGTCACAAGAGAGGTTACATTTGCAATGCAATCGAGCCAAATCTAAAGTGGTGGGTCACAAATACAATGTCAACTCATCAAAGTGATTGATTTAAGacttatactgaatgtaacgCGGTGAGCGGCCAGACAGCGGCTATGTAGGTAAAGCGCTGACGTAGAGGCAGGCAGATATGTACTCCAGTAAATCTCTGTGTTTGTCCCGGTCAACACGACAGCCAGCTTTTATATATGAGATCGGGCTGTTTCCGTGTATCTCAGTAGTGATCTAAAACTGAACAATAACACAATATCACCAACAAGTCTGCAGCTCAAGAGACTTTATTGTATAATGCAAGAATTCATATCATTAGTATAtattaatattcaaaatattattaatattgtcAGTACATATTGATaatcaaagacatattttattaaCGATGACATTGATATAACAGAACAGAGCCACCTAAATAATATCAGGAAGGTGGCATGGTACATATACGCGACAAAGTCTAATATTGCAGATCATAACTTACAATGTCAGAATAGAACTTTATAAGCATGCACGTTACATAAAAGTTACCAATGAATGTTTAATAAGACGTATTCAAGAAATACAATAAGAGTTATCAAGACATGTTTTAATCAAACGTAAGTTCAACATAATTACATTACAAAGTATAAGTACAACATCAGTGTAGTAACATTTCATAAATGCAATGTGAGCCAAGCAatacatgaaaaatagaatgcAAGGTCTTTcctgaacaaaaacaaaatatgaccaaCAAGTCTGACTGCAGTTCAAGAGTGAAGATGAGGGGGTTATACATATATGCAAGGAACATGCAGTCAAACCTGTTGCGGTAAAATCTGCGGCAATGTTTCACAGCGACTCTTTGGTCAAAGCAAAATAAAACAATACACTAGCGTGGCATATATAACCCCGTAGGCATGTATAACGTCACAATGAGACTAGCAAAGGTAATTCAGAAAATCCGAAACAATGAGGCGAGCAGGGCTCACGAGCTAAGCCGGAAGATAACTGGATACTGACCAGGAAGTGATAACCGGATCTTTTTTACGCTTATTGAGAGGAGCTTATCTCAGGTGGGTTTACCTTTGCCAGATATTCATGTAACAATGAATTTTGTAAAGTAACGTTTAATATACAATAGATGAAATGTATGAATAGTCTTTATTTCAGACTTATAaaattgtacaaaacatatttcacattgttACTGTATAACATCTACAAAGTCACCGATTCTTAAatattcgagcacatacgaccgtTGCCATTAACGTAGAAGTCTCtagtagtctcccggaagtacccTCTACTATTCCAAAAAAattctaagggaggtaactctaaagcgctaccttaaagcctgctgccaaagcacgaaaagcactgaacatttatgacacgaaatgtgacccataataattatcactcaaaactttaaacatagTGACCCAATACTAATTATTACTtattcaataatacaatttacaggaAATACCTCCTCGTAACAAGTAGTGCGATACAGTCAGGTTTTGTTAATGCGACATCGTCCGTTGCACAACAAAGTTTCGGATTAGCGAGAGTGTCGGATTATAGAATTCTGAGTACAGGTCAATCATGAAGTTCAGTCAAGTACAGACATCTTTCTTCTCCAGCTTCGTATTTACGAAGGACATTTAACCTACAAACCAAAATCAAGTCGACTATCCAGTACTTGTTCAGGTTGGCTTGGTAACACCGTTGATGTTGAAATGCGCCTGGATCCCCCAGTGGTCACTAGGGAACCTGTTACAAGGCAGCCGTTCAGTGCCTGCAAGTTCAAAGTCCACTTGTGTCACTTGTGGTGTTGGTTTACTGTGTCGTATGTAGAGTCGGTCCAGTCTCATGAGTAATGTCTTTCCTGGAGTAGGTCGGTTATCATTTGTCACTGTGTCATAGGTGTCCATAGCATCTTCACGCTGACCAGTTGTTTCCCATAAGTCGTAGATATCCTCTGGCAAGGTTCCAACCTGGAGTACAGAGGACATATATGACATATTGACAGTCGTTGTACAATGAAATCCGATAACATACGGCTCTAAATCTTTTTAGAATAGGGTGGTGGTGTGATTAAGGTGTTCGCttcgggctcgattccccacatgtgaaggtccatttctggtgtccccgccatattgctggaatatcgctaaagcggcgtacaactaaactcactcactcgctcgttAGATTCTATGCCCCTACAGAATCGCTTGTCGTGGAAGAATATGTACCAGGTGAATTTTTCAAACTTGGTGACACAATATCGTTTAACGCCTTTACCTCCTGGTCCACCATGTTCGTATCTCCGCCAAATAGTACATTTCTGTCATCATCAGCCTCTTTCATCGCCTCAAACGCTTTCACCTGCTGCCTCTTTCTCTCCTCGCTGTAGTCGGACGCATCTGTCGGGCTCTCCAGGTGAGACGTCATGACCTGGAACTTGATCCCCTTCACACGACACTGCACAAACACAAGACAAAAGTCTGTTGTTACCTGGAACAGTTACACAATACATCGACAGTACTGTAACCAGAAGGAATGTAG includes the following:
- the LOC137279069 gene encoding tyrosyl-DNA phosphodiesterase 2-like gives rise to the protein HTPHTGIRAVTPVIEGPDTEPHRIRLLCWNLDGLDPRCIEDRMRAVCDIINKEKPHVVFLQEVTSLTLPILAEGCSMYQVIPGGDKHYFTAIMLREGYAQYENSSVTPFPTSRMLRNLLSVKCRVKGIKFQVMTSHLESPTDASDYSEERKRQQVKAFEAMKEADDDRNVLFGGDTNMVDQEVGTLPEDIYDLWETTGQREDAMDTYDTVTNDNRPTPGKTLLMRLDRLYIRHSKPTPQVTQVDFELAGTERLPCNRFPSDHWGIQAHFNINGVTKPT